The following coding sequences lie in one Anaeromicrobium sediminis genomic window:
- a CDS encoding Gfo/Idh/MocA family protein, with product MFNEERRFEQPIRWAMVGGGRGSQIGYIHRAAAARDNLFQLVAGAFDINPERCIDFGKNLGVDPSRCYSDYKVMFEEEAKREDGIEAVSIATPNKFHYEMCKAALEAGLHVICEKPLCFTVEEAEELKAIAESKNRVIGVTYGYTGYQMVHQARKMIENGDLGEIRIINMQFAHGWHSTEVEANDPGTKWRVSPEVSGPTYVLGDIGTHALYLAEVMVPDLEIKELMCTRQSFIESRTPLEDNAFVLMHFEGGAVGNLWASAVNAGAIHEQKIRVVGSKASIEWWDEHPNQLVYEVQGEPKRLLDRGHGYLYKDDPAVAADRIGCGHAEGLFESWANLYHRFALAMNATSKGETLDHLWFPGIKAGIDGVRFLEKCVESADNGAKWVDYK from the coding sequence ATGTTTAACGAAGAAAGAAGATTTGAACAACCTATTCGATGGGCAATGGTTGGCGGTGGCCGTGGGAGCCAAATAGGCTATATTCATCGTGCTGCAGCAGCAAGGGACAATTTATTTCAATTAGTCGCTGGTGCCTTTGATATTAACCCAGAACGTTGTATAGACTTTGGTAAAAATTTAGGAGTTGATCCTTCCCGCTGCTATTCAGATTATAAAGTAATGTTTGAAGAAGAAGCAAAGCGTGAAGATGGAATTGAAGCCGTTTCAATTGCTACTCCAAATAAATTTCATTATGAAATGTGTAAAGCTGCATTAGAAGCAGGCCTTCATGTAATCTGCGAAAAGCCACTTTGCTTCACTGTAGAAGAAGCAGAAGAATTAAAAGCCATAGCTGAAAGTAAAAATAGAGTAATAGGTGTAACCTATGGATATACAGGTTATCAAATGGTACATCAAGCACGCAAAATGATTGAAAATGGTGATCTTGGGGAAATTAGAATTATCAATATGCAATTTGCCCATGGATGGCATTCTACTGAAGTAGAAGCAAATGACCCAGGTACAAAATGGCGTGTAAGTCCTGAAGTATCAGGTCCTACTTATGTACTTGGTGATATTGGTACACATGCTTTATACCTAGCAGAAGTAATGGTTCCTGATTTAGAAATTAAAGAACTGATGTGTACACGTCAAAGCTTTATTGAGAGCCGTACTCCTTTAGAAGATAATGCCTTCGTATTAATGCACTTTGAAGGAGGTGCTGTAGGTAACCTTTGGGCATCTGCAGTAAACGCTGGTGCAATACATGAACAGAAAATCCGTGTAGTTGGTTCTAAAGCATCTATCGAGTGGTGGGATGAACATCCAAATCAACTTGTTTATGAAGTACAAGGTGAGCCAAAGCGTCTTTTAGACCGTGGACATGGCTACCTTTATAAGGATGACCCAGCAGTTGCTGCTGATCGTATTGGTTGCGGCCATGCAGAAGGTTTATTTGAATCTTGGGCAAATCTATATCATCGATTCGCTCTAGCAATGAACGCTACAAGCAAAGGAGAAACTCTTGATCACCTTTGGTTCCCTGGAATTAAAGCTGGTATTGATGGAGTTAGATTCCTAGAAAAATGTGTTGAGTCTGCCGATAACGGTGCTAAATGGGTTGATTATAAATAA
- a CDS encoding alpha/beta hydrolase family protein: MDAWFIPAESNKVIICNHFSPGNRYGYPGHLDEYNTSGGFEVNFIPKYKALHDAGYNVLTYDMRNHGTSQEANDGISTVGAYEWQDVVGSINYIRNREDTKDYRISLQSNCMGAEATFIALEKMPEAFESVEALVAAQPLSGEPMIQRMVDGAGMSPEMYDVAIEAYDKALREQTGFGVDRYDMPKIAHLVKIPTLLLQVKEDLMTKPFDMENIYANLGTEDKKLVWVEGTPMRFHGYTYFSEKPEEMIEWFNAHMK, from the coding sequence TTGGATGCATGGTTTATACCTGCTGAATCGAATAAGGTGATTATCTGTAATCACTTCTCACCAGGTAATAGGTATGGTTATCCAGGACATTTAGATGAATATAATACAAGTGGTGGTTTCGAGGTTAATTTTATTCCTAAATATAAAGCTTTGCATGATGCCGGATATAATGTATTGACATATGATATGCGTAATCATGGAACCAGTCAGGAAGCAAATGATGGGATATCAACAGTTGGTGCTTATGAGTGGCAAGATGTAGTTGGTTCTATTAATTATATTAGAAATAGAGAAGATACTAAGGATTATAGAATATCACTACAAAGCAATTGCATGGGCGCAGAAGCAACATTTATTGCTTTGGAAAAAATGCCTGAAGCTTTCGAAAGTGTGGAAGCATTAGTAGCGGCACAACCATTATCAGGTGAACCAATGATTCAAAGAATGGTTGATGGTGCAGGAATGTCACCAGAGATGTATGATGTAGCGATAGAAGCATATGATAAGGCACTAAGAGAACAAACAGGATTCGGTGTAGATCGATATGATATGCCTAAAATTGCTCATTTAGTAAAAATACCAACATTACTTCTTCAAGTGAAGGAAGATTTAATGACAAAACCATTTGATATGGAGAACATCTATGCAAATCTAGGAACTGAAGATAAAAAATTAGTGTGGGTAGAAGGCACACCAATGAGATTTCATGGTTATACTTACTTCTCTGAAAAACCAGAAGAAATGATTGAGTGGTTTAACGCACATATGAAGTAG
- a CDS encoding alpha/beta hydrolase → MIGKFIANMVTVPGDSPVFDSPDNYNLKYEDVTFTAEDGVELSGWIINPGKNKVILQQHFASQCSRAGYTPKGKSGVKLWDEDITFLRQAKHFANQGYSILMYDFRNHGKSGKAELPYVTGGVEEARDVIAAVEFISNHPDYKDASIGLFSICMGTNATSLAFGIKDGLENYKNIKAYVSVQPLNYGDFLEGMGMPKFLVNRANKANLNRGGKEFYATPYENLKKVHVPVMVFQNSNDPWTNMNSVKKYYETIPTEKKMVWADLEKKRAAAYDYVGSKPQEFVDFFNKYM, encoded by the coding sequence ATGATAGGAAAATTTATTGCTAATATGGTAACTGTACCAGGTGATTCTCCTGTGTTTGATTCACCTGATAATTATAATCTTAAGTATGAAGATGTTACTTTCACTGCTGAAGATGGCGTGGAACTTAGTGGTTGGATTATCAATCCAGGTAAAAATAAAGTGATTTTACAACAGCATTTTGCAAGCCAGTGTAGTAGAGCTGGTTATACACCCAAAGGGAAAAGCGGTGTAAAGTTATGGGATGAAGATATTACGTTCTTAAGACAAGCTAAACATTTTGCTAATCAAGGGTATTCGATACTAATGTATGATTTTCGTAATCATGGTAAAAGTGGTAAAGCTGAACTACCTTATGTTACAGGAGGTGTTGAGGAAGCAAGGGATGTAATTGCAGCTGTTGAATTTATTTCCAATCACCCTGATTATAAAGATGCATCAATTGGATTATTTAGCATCTGCATGGGTACAAATGCTACTTCCTTAGCTTTTGGTATTAAAGATGGATTAGAGAATTATAAAAATATTAAAGCTTATGTATCTGTTCAACCTTTGAATTATGGAGATTTTTTAGAAGGAATGGGAATGCCTAAATTTTTAGTCAATAGAGCCAATAAGGCGAACTTAAACCGTGGTGGAAAGGAGTTCTATGCAACTCCATATGAGAATCTTAAAAAAGTACATGTACCAGTCATGGTTTTTCAAAATAGTAATGATCCATGGACAAATATGAACTCAGTGAAAAAATACTATGAAACTATTCCTACTGAGAAGAAAATGGTATGGGCAGATCTTGAGAAAAAAAGAGCTGCTGCTTATGATTATGTCGGTTCAAAACCTCAGGAGTTTGTTGATTTTTTTAACAAATATATGTAA
- a CDS encoding alpha/beta hydrolase has translation MLTKYVADMMIKPGASPVFDKPSDFGLDHEDVTFKAKDGVELSGWLIKGGSERVIIQSHFGVQSSRSGYTPVGKGMIKMWKEDIHFLNQAKHLVDQGYSVLMYDFRNHGDSGISERPWVSWGPEEAKDVAAAVNYISTHPVYTNAKIGLLSICMGAASTTYAFGNGLIEQGKISAMVAVQPLIYPDFVKAMGIPNFIAKRVNVETTKRLGFDLNQKSFLPDVNKIDMPTMVIQNTNDPWANKQFVENYFEALNTEKEMLWVDLEKSRAASYDYIGKQPETLSKFFDKYMK, from the coding sequence ATGTTAACGAAATATGTTGCTGATATGATGATAAAACCTGGTGCATCACCTGTATTTGATAAACCATCTGATTTTGGACTTGACCATGAAGATGTAACATTTAAAGCAAAAGATGGTGTTGAATTATCTGGATGGTTAATAAAAGGTGGTAGTGAAAGAGTCATTATTCAATCACATTTTGGTGTACAAAGTAGTAGATCAGGTTATACCCCAGTGGGTAAAGGCATGATTAAGATGTGGAAAGAAGATATTCATTTTTTAAATCAAGCCAAGCATTTAGTGGATCAAGGTTATTCAGTATTAATGTATGATTTTAGAAATCATGGTGATAGTGGAATAAGTGAAAGACCATGGGTATCGTGGGGACCAGAAGAAGCAAAAGATGTGGCTGCTGCTGTTAACTATATTAGTACACATCCAGTTTATACGAATGCAAAAATAGGTCTACTCAGTATATGTATGGGTGCAGCTTCTACGACTTATGCGTTTGGAAATGGATTAATAGAGCAAGGCAAAATATCTGCAATGGTTGCTGTACAGCCCTTGATTTATCCAGATTTCGTAAAAGCTATGGGTATCCCAAATTTTATTGCTAAGAGAGTAAATGTAGAGACCACAAAACGTTTAGGTTTTGATTTAAATCAAAAATCATTCTTACCCGATGTCAATAAAATTGATATGCCTACAATGGTCATCCAAAATACAAACGATCCATGGGCTAACAAACAGTTTGTAGAGAATTATTTTGAAGCATTAAATACGGAAAAAGAAATGCTATGGGTCGATTTAGAGAAGAGTAGAGCGGCATCTTATGATTACATTGGAAAGCAACCTGAAACATTATCAAAATTCTTTGACAAGTACATGAAATAA
- a CDS encoding EFR1 family ferrodoxin (N-terminal region resembles flavodoxins. C-terminal ferrodoxin region binds two 4Fe-4S clusters.), translating to MIIYFSGTGNSFSIAKRLGEKINEQVIPLKRAFNNGDENIIFVFPLYCEDIPPHVRKFLGTFKINNNQNVMAICTSGGGIGNAEYTFNRIMEKKGLIVKKFLSAPMIDNSFPVLFGGEVNRVFVDEDAIVNRFMNMTYNNSSSFNPMHKVTELLVYNSLTKRLFRKKVDKEKCIGCGKCEQICPNNNIQILNNTAVVKDDCTECFGCIHICPQQAIYVRKKVQKKNQYINENIDVNELNK from the coding sequence ATGATTATTTATTTTTCTGGAACAGGGAACAGCTTTAGTATTGCCAAAAGACTAGGTGAAAAAATTAATGAACAGGTAATTCCTTTAAAGCGAGCTTTTAATAATGGAGATGAGAATATAATATTTGTTTTTCCCCTGTATTGTGAAGATATTCCACCACATGTAAGAAAGTTTCTTGGAACTTTTAAAATCAATAATAATCAAAATGTGATGGCTATATGTACTTCCGGAGGTGGCATAGGAAATGCAGAGTATACCTTTAATAGAATTATGGAGAAAAAAGGACTCATTGTTAAAAAGTTTTTAAGTGCACCAATGATAGATAATTCTTTTCCAGTTCTTTTCGGTGGTGAAGTGAACAGAGTATTTGTTGATGAGGATGCTATCGTTAATCGATTTATGAATATGACATACAACAATAGTTCAAGTTTTAATCCAATGCATAAAGTGACTGAATTATTGGTATATAATTCGTTGACAAAAAGATTATTTAGGAAAAAAGTAGATAAAGAAAAATGTATTGGATGTGGCAAATGTGAACAGATTTGTCCCAATAACAATATTCAGATATTGAATAATACAGCAGTTGTAAAAGATGATTGTACGGAATGCTTTGGATGCATTCACATATGTCCTCAACAAGCTATATATGTTAGGAAAAAAGTACAAAAGAAAAATCAATATATTAATGAGAACATTGATGTAAATGAGTTGAATAAGTAA
- a CDS encoding SDR family oxidoreductase has product MIIPTLRCDENLFRKDLEGKYYIVTGANSGVGLETTRQLVKQGAHVIMACRRIESAKEVAKSFAAERGTVSFEKLDLSDLESVRAFAENIKSKHKKIDGLVNNAGMVTSGKVPKRTKQGFEMMFAVNHLGHFLLTESLLDIINETQGSRIVILSSIGHAGSDKKRPEIHFEDLNYDKRVFNRTDAYCESKLANLLYAKELAERVKNKKTTVVSVHPGWAKSNLAGKGFTAFVQNVLLTPVAPLLTIMSNEDAAQTSLHCLLDDDVPKFSGEYFSQNSLLYSDKECRRGGWPMKSPNPNAHDMKSALRLTKVSKKMVGLK; this is encoded by the coding sequence ATGATAATTCCAACATTGAGATGTGATGAAAATTTATTTAGAAAGGACTTAGAAGGTAAATACTATATTGTGACAGGTGCAAACTCGGGTGTCGGACTTGAGACAACAAGGCAGTTGGTTAAGCAAGGCGCACATGTAATTATGGCATGTAGAAGGATTGAATCCGCAAAAGAAGTTGCAAAATCGTTTGCTGCAGAACGTGGTACAGTATCATTTGAAAAACTTGATTTATCAGATTTAGAATCAGTTAGAGCGTTTGCAGAGAACATTAAATCTAAGCACAAGAAAATTGATGGATTAGTGAATAATGCAGGAATGGTTACTAGCGGTAAAGTCCCAAAAAGAACAAAGCAAGGTTTTGAGATGATGTTTGCTGTCAATCATTTAGGTCATTTTCTTTTGACCGAAAGTCTTTTAGATATTATTAACGAAACGCAAGGCTCAAGGATTGTCATTTTATCTTCTATTGGTCATGCAGGTAGTGATAAAAAGCGTCCTGAAATTCATTTTGAAGATTTAAACTATGATAAAAGAGTTTTTAATAGGACTGATGCATATTGTGAATCTAAGCTAGCTAATCTACTGTATGCTAAAGAGTTAGCTGAAAGAGTAAAAAATAAAAAAACGACAGTTGTTTCTGTTCATCCAGGTTGGGCAAAATCCAACTTAGCAGGTAAGGGTTTTACAGCATTTGTTCAAAACGTACTTTTAACACCTGTAGCTCCTCTGCTAACCATTATGAGCAATGAAGATGCAGCTCAAACAAGTTTACATTGCCTTTTAGATGATGATGTACCTAAATTTTCGGGAGAGTATTTTAGTCAAAATAGTTTACTGTATTCTGATAAAGAATGTCGACGAGGTGGTTGGCCAATGAAATCTCCTAATCCTAATGCGCATGATATGAAAAGTGCTTTGAGATTAACAAAAGTTAGTAAGAAAATGGTGGGATTAAAATGA
- a CDS encoding helix-turn-helix domain-containing protein: protein MDNIIKIDSITDLHEYSGYDKPTHPLVTIIDVKKIKPLQEIKNAKVRLGFYCISMKSDVEEGMKYGRQFYDFKEGSLIFIEPNQVATFDIAAPNKDATGWILCIHPELIRGSDLAMKMDKYHFFSYTANEALHLSDQEKITLNNIVETIQNEISQNIDAYTRKLILNSIELLLNFSERFYNRQFLTRTASNNDTITEFESVIKERFNADRLETEGIPSVKELATTLGYSPYYLSDLLKKETGKSTQDYIHEYLLQRAKDLLISTNDPVSQIGYQLGFEYPAHFSKFFKNKTGMTPSKYRIN from the coding sequence ATGGATAACATTATCAAAATAGATTCAATTACTGACTTGCACGAATATAGTGGTTATGATAAACCTACACATCCTTTGGTAACTATAATAGATGTGAAAAAAATAAAACCTTTACAAGAAATTAAGAATGCAAAGGTTAGACTTGGCTTTTACTGTATTTCAATGAAATCTGATGTAGAAGAAGGCATGAAATATGGTAGACAATTCTATGATTTTAAAGAAGGGAGTTTGATTTTTATTGAACCCAATCAGGTAGCAACTTTTGATATTGCTGCACCTAATAAAGATGCTACTGGCTGGATTCTATGCATACACCCTGAGTTAATAAGAGGTAGTGACTTAGCAATGAAAATGGATAAGTATCATTTCTTTTCATACACTGCTAACGAAGCACTTCATTTGTCTGATCAAGAAAAAATAACTCTTAATAATATTGTAGAAACAATTCAAAATGAAATTTCACAGAATATCGATGCTTATACAAGAAAACTCATTCTAAATAGTATCGAACTTCTACTTAATTTTAGTGAACGTTTTTACAACAGACAGTTTTTAACGCGAACAGCAAGTAATAATGATACGATTACAGAATTTGAGTCAGTAATAAAAGAAAGATTTAATGCCGATAGGTTAGAAACTGAAGGTATACCTTCAGTAAAGGAACTAGCTACTACGCTAGGATATTCACCATATTATTTAAGTGACTTACTCAAGAAAGAAACTGGTAAGAGTACTCAAGACTATATTCACGAATATTTACTGCAGAGAGCTAAAGACTTACTTATAAGTACAAATGATCCTGTAAGCCAAATCGGTTATCAATTAGGATTTGAATATCCGGCCCATTTTTCAAAATTCTTTAAAAATAAAACTGGTATGACACCAAGCAAATATAGAATAAATTAA
- the guaA gene encoding glutamine-hydrolyzing GMP synthase has product MDNQLVLIVDFGGQYKELIARRVREANVYCEVIPYTKAMEVIKERKPKGIIFTGGPNSAYLEDSPKIAEEVFHMNIPILGICYGAQLMAHTLGGKVTKAETREYGRVELKLNHTEDIFKDIIDSSKCWMSHTDYIESIPEGFEIIATTEACPVAAMKHTEKSLYGVQFHPEVEHSEYGFEMLRNFLYEVCGLTGEWNMHNFTENAIKEVKELVGDKKVLCALSGGVDSSVAAVLVHRAIGDNLTCIFVDHGLLRKNEGDQVEELFKNKFNMNLIRVNAQERFLGKLAGVSDPEMKRKIIGEEFIRLFEEESKKLGHIDYLVQGTVYPDVIESGTDTASVIKSHHNVGGLPEDMEFELIEPLRQLFKDEVRKVGEELEIPEEVVWRQPFPGPGLAIRVLGEVREDKLKIVRESDHIFREEIRKAGLQRKIWQYFTVLPNIKSVGVMGDERTYAHTVGIRAVTSSDGMTSDWARIPYEVIEKISNRIVNEVDNVNRIVYDVTSKPPSTIEWE; this is encoded by the coding sequence ATGGATAATCAATTAGTATTAATAGTAGACTTTGGTGGTCAATATAAAGAGTTAATAGCAAGAAGAGTAAGAGAAGCCAATGTATATTGTGAAGTAATTCCATATACTAAAGCTATGGAAGTTATAAAGGAAAGAAAACCTAAGGGAATCATATTCACAGGGGGACCAAATAGTGCCTACTTAGAAGATTCTCCAAAGATTGCAGAAGAAGTATTCCATATGAATATTCCAATCTTAGGTATTTGTTATGGAGCTCAATTAATGGCTCATACACTAGGTGGTAAAGTAACTAAAGCAGAAACTCGTGAATATGGAAGAGTAGAACTTAAATTAAACCACACAGAAGATATATTTAAAGATATAATAGACAGTTCTAAATGCTGGATGAGTCATACTGACTATATAGAATCTATTCCAGAAGGTTTTGAAATAATAGCTACTACAGAGGCTTGTCCTGTTGCTGCTATGAAGCATACAGAAAAAAGTCTTTATGGAGTTCAATTCCATCCAGAAGTTGAACACAGTGAATATGGTTTTGAAATGTTAAGAAACTTCTTATACGAAGTTTGTGGATTAACTGGAGAATGGAATATGCATAACTTCACTGAAAATGCTATTAAAGAAGTTAAAGAATTAGTAGGAGATAAAAAAGTATTATGCGCTCTATCAGGTGGAGTAGATTCATCTGTTGCAGCAGTACTTGTTCATAGAGCTATAGGAGATAATTTAACTTGTATTTTCGTAGATCATGGTTTACTTAGAAAGAATGAGGGTGACCAAGTAGAAGAATTATTTAAAAATAAATTTAATATGAACCTTATAAGAGTTAATGCTCAAGAGAGATTCTTAGGTAAATTAGCAGGTGTGTCAGATCCTGAAATGAAGAGAAAAATCATAGGTGAAGAGTTTATAAGATTATTTGAAGAAGAATCTAAAAAGCTTGGACATATAGATTACTTAGTACAAGGAACTGTATATCCAGACGTTATTGAAAGTGGTACAGATACGGCTAGTGTTATAAAGTCACATCATAACGTTGGTGGACTTCCTGAAGACATGGAGTTTGAATTAATAGAACCTTTAAGACAATTATTTAAAGATGAGGTTAGAAAGGTTGGAGAAGAATTAGAGATTCCAGAAGAAGTCGTATGGCGTCAACCATTCCCAGGGCCAGGTCTTGCTATAAGAGTTTTAGGTGAAGTTAGGGAAGATAAATTAAAGATAGTTAGAGAATCAGATCACATATTCCGTGAAGAAATTAGAAAAGCTGGTCTTCAAAGAAAAATATGGCAATACTTCACAGTATTACCTAACATAAAGTCTGTAGGAGTTATGGGTGACGAAAGAACTTATGCTCACACAGTAGGTATAAGAGCAGTTACATCTTCAGATGGAATGACTAGTGACTGGGCTAGAATACCATATGAAGTAATTGAGAAGATTTCCAATAGAATAGTAAATGAAGTAGACAATGTAAACAGAATAGTTTATGATGTAACTTCTAAGCCACCTTCAACTATTGAGTGGGAGTAA
- the guaB gene encoding IMP dehydrogenase, which translates to MDEKFVKEGITFDDVLLVPQKSEVLPKDVSTKTKLTQKIHLNIPIMSAGMDTVTEARLAIAMARAGGIGIIHKNMSIEEQALEVDKVKRSEHGVIVDPFYLRPQDFIRDALELMARYRISGVPIVDENKKLVGILTNRDIRFEGDENKRIDEIMTKENLVTAKEGISMDEAENILKMHKIEKLPIVDEEGYLKGLITIKDIKKAIEYPNSAKDERGRLLVGAAIGITGDMIDRAAALVKAGADVIVLDTAHGHSKGVIEAVKKLKSTFDEVQIIAGNIATAEAARELIEAGADCLKIGIGPGSICTTRVVAGIGVPQITAVYDCAKVAKEYGIPVIADGGIKYSGDVVKAIAAGADVCMMGSLFAGTEESPGETVIYKGRSFKTYRGMGSTGAMESGSKDRYFQTESKKFVPEGVEGMVPYRGKLHDIVYQLVGGLRAGMGYCGTPTVEDLKVNGKFIKITSAGLVESHPHDISITKESPNYSSRS; encoded by the coding sequence ATGGATGAAAAATTTGTAAAAGAAGGAATAACCTTTGACGATGTATTACTAGTACCACAAAAATCAGAAGTATTACCAAAGGACGTAAGTACTAAGACAAAGTTAACTCAAAAGATACATTTAAATATTCCTATAATGAGTGCTGGTATGGATACGGTTACGGAAGCTAGATTAGCTATTGCCATGGCTAGAGCTGGAGGAATAGGTATTATACACAAAAATATGTCTATAGAAGAACAAGCCCTTGAAGTGGACAAGGTAAAACGTAGTGAACATGGAGTAATAGTAGATCCATTTTATTTACGCCCACAAGATTTTATAAGGGATGCATTAGAACTTATGGCAAGATACAGAATTTCTGGTGTACCTATAGTTGATGAAAATAAAAAATTAGTTGGAATTTTAACTAATAGAGATATAAGATTTGAAGGTGACGAAAATAAAAGAATAGATGAAATTATGACTAAAGAAAATTTAGTTACGGCTAAGGAAGGCATATCTATGGATGAAGCTGAAAATATCCTTAAAATGCATAAGATAGAAAAATTACCTATAGTAGATGAAGAAGGATATCTAAAGGGACTTATAACTATTAAAGACATTAAAAAGGCCATTGAATATCCAAACTCAGCTAAGGATGAAAGAGGAAGATTATTAGTTGGAGCAGCAATAGGAATTACAGGAGATATGATAGATCGTGCAGCAGCTCTTGTTAAGGCAGGCGCAGATGTAATAGTACTAGATACGGCTCACGGTCACTCTAAAGGTGTAATTGAAGCTGTTAAAAAACTAAAGAGTACATTTGATGAAGTACAGATCATAGCAGGAAACATTGCTACAGCAGAAGCTGCTCGCGAGTTAATAGAAGCAGGAGCTGATTGCTTAAAGATAGGTATAGGACCTGGATCTATTTGTACTACTAGGGTAGTTGCAGGAATTGGAGTACCACAAATTACTGCTGTATACGATTGTGCTAAAGTAGCTAAGGAATATGGAATTCCAGTTATAGCAGATGGAGGAATAAAGTATTCTGGAGATGTGGTAAAGGCCATAGCTGCAGGAGCTGATGTTTGTATGATGGGTTCACTATTTGCTGGAACGGAAGAAAGTCCAGGAGAAACTGTTATATATAAAGGAAGAAGTTTTAAAACATATAGAGGTATGGGATCTACTGGAGCCATGGAATCAGGTAGTAAAGATAGATACTTCCAAACCGAATCTAAAAAGTTTGTTCCAGAAGGTGTAGAAGGAATGGTTCCATATAGAGGAAAATTACATGATATAGTATATCAACTAGTTGGAGGTCTAAGAGCTGGTATGGGCTATTGTGGAACTCCAACTGTAGAAGACTTAAAAGTAAATGGTAAGTTTATAAAAATCACATCAGCAGGATTAGTGGAGAGTCATCCTCATGATATTAGTATAACTAAAGAATCTCCAAACTATAGTTCAAGATCTTAA
- a CDS encoding spore coat protein, whose product MKFHPYLSEKELLKDLLMSENQLSLSYTNSMTKSPSINLRQLLYECEKNVLQNQENIVNAMNKRGWNLSDQADYHYVLNVQDKYNSLLKDM is encoded by the coding sequence ATGAAATTTCATCCCTACCTTTCCGAAAAAGAACTTTTAAAAGATCTTTTAATGTCTGAAAATCAATTATCTCTATCTTATACTAATAGTATGACTAAATCTCCATCAATTAATTTACGACAACTTCTATATGAATGTGAAAAGAATGTATTACAAAACCAAGAAAATATTGTTAATGCCATGAACAAACGAGGTTGGAACTTAAGTGACCAAGCAGATTATCATTATGTTTTAAATGTACAGGACAAATATAATAGCCTTCTAAAAGATATGTAA
- a CDS encoding S66 peptidase family protein — translation MIKPKGLKPGSVIGIVAPASPVEEEKVIGSKKILESMGFQVKMGKSCYEKYGYLSGKDRVRAYDLNNMFADEYIDGIICLRGGYGSVRILEMIDYNSISKNPKVFVGYSDITALHIAINQRANLITFHGPMAASNMTTKLDDFTYNSFVDMIGDNDFYGEIKNPLKEKLETLSGGRCMGKITGGNMAIICSTLGTPYEIDTKNKILFLEDIGEEPYRVDRMLNQLHLAGKLEDCLGIILGDFKDCNASDPKNSLELEEVFNDLLIPLEKPILGNVRVGHCMPMITLPLGAESIIDATRKKIFINEKVTT, via the coding sequence ATGATTAAACCTAAAGGTTTGAAACCTGGTAGTGTCATAGGCATAGTAGCACCAGCAAGTCCTGTAGAAGAAGAAAAGGTAATAGGGAGCAAGAAAATATTAGAGAGCATGGGCTTTCAAGTAAAGATGGGAAAAAGTTGCTATGAAAAATATGGATATTTATCTGGTAAGGATAGGGTAAGGGCCTATGACTTAAATAACATGTTTGCAGATGAATATATAGATGGAATCATATGTTTAAGAGGCGGATATGGCTCAGTTAGAATACTTGAAATGATAGATTATAATAGTATAAGTAAAAATCCAAAGGTATTTGTAGGATATAGCGATATAACTGCACTACATATAGCCATAAACCAAAGGGCAAATTTAATTACTTTCCATGGTCCTATGGCCGCATCTAATATGACTACAAAATTAGATGATTTTACATATAATTCGTTTGTAGACATGATAGGGGACAATGATTTTTATGGAGAAATAAAAAATCCATTAAAAGAAAAACTAGAAACCCTATCAGGAGGTCGGTGTATGGGTAAAATAACTGGTGGTAATATGGCCATCATTTGTTCAACCCTAGGAACACCTTATGAAATAGATACTAAAAATAAAATTCTATTTTTAGAAGATATAGGAGAAGAACCATATAGAGTAGACAGGATGCTTAATCAATTACATTTAGCTGGTAAATTAGAGGATTGCCTAGGAATAATTTTAGGGGACTTTAAAGATTGTAATGCCAGTGATCCTAAGAATAGTTTAGAATTAGAAGAAGTATTTAATGACTTACTAATACCCCTAGAAAAACCAATATTAGGTAATGTAAGAGTAGGCCATTGCATGCCAATGATTACTCTACCCCTAGGAGCAGAGAGTATAATAGATGCTACAAGGAAAAAAATATTCATAAATGAAAAGGTTACTACTTAA